The proteins below come from a single Gimesia alba genomic window:
- a CDS encoding carbon-nitrogen hydrolase family protein: MEPLDLKQFEWKIKVRPLTIDDFDALVEMEQLCFPGMPTWGREHIESQLAIFPEGQLCVEIEGRLAASSSSLILEFDPSLEWHNWKAVADDGFIRNHNPKGDTLYGIEIMVHPEFRGMKLSRRLYDARKEVCRQKNLGQMIIAGRIPGYHQHADALSAREYIEKVVEKALYDQVLTAQLANGFSVQGLIPNYLPSDTASCGYATYLEWANLDYVRGAKRRFHHTVEQIRICVVQYQMRSVKNFDEFAQQCEFFLDTASDYKCDFILFPELFTTQLLSCVEPTRPGQAARRLAEFTPQFLDFFTEMAVKYNVNVIGGSQFVVEHDTLYNISYLFGRDGTIGKQYKIHITPSERKWWGVSSGERVEVFDTDCGRIAIQICYDIEFPELTRIAAQKGAQIVFVPFNTDTRHGYLRVRHCAQARCIENHLYVAISGCTGNLPFVENADIHYAQSGIFTPADVEFARDAVAAECNPNVETVIIHDLDFEQLRRHREGGSVQNWHDRRRELYRVVYQEDGKSFEV; the protein is encoded by the coding sequence ATGGAACCGCTTGATCTGAAGCAGTTTGAATGGAAAATCAAAGTTCGTCCACTCACCATCGATGATTTCGACGCGCTGGTCGAAATGGAGCAGCTCTGTTTCCCGGGCATGCCGACCTGGGGGCGCGAGCATATCGAAAGCCAGTTGGCGATTTTCCCCGAAGGGCAATTGTGCGTCGAAATTGAGGGGCGTCTGGCGGCCTCATCCTCGAGTTTGATTCTGGAATTCGATCCCAGTCTGGAATGGCATAACTGGAAAGCGGTCGCCGACGACGGTTTTATTCGCAACCATAACCCAAAGGGCGATACGCTCTACGGGATTGAGATCATGGTCCATCCCGAATTTCGGGGGATGAAGCTCTCGCGACGCTTATATGATGCCCGCAAAGAAGTCTGCCGCCAGAAGAATCTGGGGCAGATGATTATCGCTGGACGCATTCCGGGATATCATCAACACGCGGATGCCCTTTCGGCACGGGAATACATCGAGAAAGTGGTTGAGAAAGCGCTCTACGACCAGGTGTTGACGGCTCAGTTGGCCAATGGATTTTCGGTCCAGGGGCTGATTCCCAATTACTTGCCGTCCGACACCGCATCCTGTGGATATGCGACCTATCTGGAATGGGCGAATCTGGATTACGTGCGCGGGGCCAAACGCCGGTTTCATCATACGGTGGAACAGATTCGCATCTGCGTCGTTCAGTATCAGATGCGTTCGGTGAAAAACTTTGACGAGTTCGCCCAGCAATGCGAGTTCTTTCTCGACACCGCCTCGGATTACAAGTGCGATTTTATCCTGTTTCCGGAACTGTTCACCACACAGCTGCTCTCCTGTGTCGAGCCCACTCGACCAGGTCAGGCGGCCCGCAGACTGGCGGAGTTCACGCCGCAATTCCTCGATTTCTTTACTGAGATGGCGGTCAAATATAATGTGAACGTGATTGGCGGTTCTCAGTTCGTCGTCGAGCATGACACACTGTATAATATTTCCTATCTGTTTGGGCGGGATGGTACGATTGGTAAACAGTATAAAATTCATATCACTCCCAGCGAACGCAAGTGGTGGGGGGTGAGTTCTGGCGAGCGTGTAGAAGTCTTCGATACCGATTGTGGCAGGATCGCGATTCAAATCTGTTATGACATCGAGTTTCCCGAGCTGACCCGCATTGCCGCTCAAAAGGGGGCGCAAATTGTGTTTGTGCCTTTCAATACAGACACCCGCCACGGTTACCTGCGTGTCCGGCACTGTGCGCAGGCACGTTGTATCGAAAATCATCTGTACGTCGCGATTTCAGGATGTACGGGCAACCTGCCTTTCGTCGAAAATGCCGATATCCACTATGCCCAGTCCGGTATCTTTACCCCCGCCGATGTCGAGTTTGCCCGCGATGCAGTGGCGGCTGAGTGCAATCCGAACGTCGAAACCGTCATCATTCACGACCTGGACTTTGAACAACTGCGCCGTCATCGTGAAGGGGGCAGTGTGCAAAACTGGCATGACCGCCGTCGCGAACTGTACCGTGTGGTGTACCAGGAAGACGGGAAATCGTTTGAGGTTTAG
- the corA gene encoding magnesium/cobalt transporter CorA, whose protein sequence is MIDSYSGASKKAGMPPGSLIHIGNVQEEDSRISVIDYGRDDLEEPVVETVEELLKFREKESITWVCLEGLKEVEIVELIGQYFDIHPLVLEDILNTHQRPKFEEYDDYLYIVLKGLSLKPDENSDHGGFSVIYEQISILVLEDFVFTFKEKKDELFLPLIQRIRTSNGRVRSMGPDYLAYAILDSIVDQNFVLLDSMDESIDAIEEELLTNPTADTLIGIQRLKRELIDVRRSVAPLRELLSSILRSDTKLIGEKTQIYFRDVYDHVLRITESTDSYRDMLASLLDIYVSSVSNKMNEIMKLLTVFASIFIPLSFIAGIYGMNFENMPELKWQWGYPAIWGVFIALPTVLLIYFKKKKWL, encoded by the coding sequence ATGATCGACTCTTATAGCGGCGCTTCAAAAAAGGCGGGGATGCCTCCCGGTTCATTAATTCATATTGGTAATGTTCAGGAAGAAGACTCTCGGATTTCCGTGATCGATTACGGTCGGGATGATCTGGAAGAGCCAGTCGTTGAGACGGTAGAAGAGCTCTTGAAATTCAGAGAAAAAGAATCGATTACCTGGGTTTGTCTGGAGGGACTAAAAGAGGTCGAAATTGTCGAACTGATCGGCCAGTATTTCGACATCCACCCCTTAGTGCTGGAGGATATCCTCAATACACATCAACGTCCCAAATTCGAAGAGTACGACGACTATCTCTACATTGTGCTTAAAGGCCTGTCACTCAAGCCGGATGAGAATTCAGATCATGGCGGTTTTTCTGTGATCTATGAGCAGATCAGTATCCTGGTACTCGAAGATTTTGTGTTCACGTTTAAAGAAAAGAAAGACGAACTGTTTCTGCCTTTGATTCAGCGGATCCGAACCAGCAATGGCCGTGTTCGTAGTATGGGGCCGGATTATCTGGCGTATGCTATTCTGGATTCGATCGTCGATCAGAATTTTGTGCTGCTGGATTCGATGGATGAATCGATTGATGCAATCGAAGAGGAATTATTAACTAACCCGACTGCAGACACCCTGATCGGAATCCAGCGTCTTAAACGGGAGTTGATAGATGTCAGACGCTCTGTGGCACCACTGCGGGAACTGTTGTCGTCCATCTTACGCAGTGATACCAAATTGATTGGCGAAAAAACGCAAATCTATTTCAGGGATGTTTACGACCACGTGCTCCGAATCACAGAAAGCACAGACTCGTATCGCGATATGCTGGCGAGTTTGCTGGATATTTATGTTTCGAGTGTCAGTAATAAAATGAACGAGATCATGAAGCTCCTGACGGTCTTCGCATCCATTTTCATACCACTCAGCTTTATCGCCGGGATTTACGGGATGAATTTTGAGAATATGCCCGAACTGAAATGGCAGTGGGGTTACCCTGCGATCTGGGGAGTCTTCATCGCACTGCCGACAGTCTTGCTGATCTACTTCAAAAAGAAGAAGTGGCTGTGA
- a CDS encoding sialate O-acetylesterase, with product MLVTLNAFNVNQAQAEIKLPAIIGDNMVLQQGQKNPLWGWAEPGEKITVTVDGQSHTATADDKGKWKVTLDPLKVGGPYEITIKGKDAVTLKNVLSGEVWICSGQSNMAWTVRSSNDSDLEIMTANYPKIRLISVPQVGTQEPQDNFNGKWEPCTPETVANFSAVGYFFGRQLYKTLNVPIGLIDNAWGGSSAEAWVNRKRLEDEPAFKQMMERWEQTEKTYDHEKVVAAYNKRLDQWKTAAKKAKAAGKPAPRRPRGPRNPLTGNHRPSNIYNGVLYPTIGYGIKGVIWYQGESNASRAYQYRKLFPFMIQNWRDEWNQGDFPFYWVQLADFRSEKPVPADSDWAELREAQTMTMDALPNTGEAVILNLGEAMDIHPKNKLDVAKRLARWALAKDYGVKIVHQSPRYKSMEVKGNKAILTFDHVGGGLDLFDVNTPIGFTIAGEDKKFVNASAKIIGANKIEVWSDEVAKPASVRYGWADNPICNVQNKEGLPLTPFRTDDWTGITANNH from the coding sequence ATGCTGGTTACCCTGAATGCCTTTAATGTAAACCAGGCGCAAGCCGAAATCAAACTTCCCGCCATAATTGGCGATAATATGGTCCTGCAACAGGGCCAGAAAAACCCGCTCTGGGGTTGGGCTGAGCCAGGCGAGAAGATCACCGTCACGGTAGACGGCCAGTCTCACACTGCCACCGCCGACGACAAAGGAAAATGGAAAGTCACCCTGGATCCCCTGAAAGTAGGTGGTCCTTATGAGATTACCATCAAAGGTAAAGACGCCGTGACACTGAAAAATGTGCTTTCCGGCGAAGTCTGGATCTGCTCCGGTCAGTCGAACATGGCCTGGACGGTGCGATCTTCAAATGATTCCGATCTGGAAATCATGACTGCCAACTACCCGAAAATCCGATTGATATCGGTACCTCAGGTCGGCACCCAGGAACCTCAGGACAATTTCAATGGGAAATGGGAACCCTGTACTCCCGAGACCGTCGCCAATTTTTCCGCCGTCGGCTACTTCTTTGGGCGTCAGTTATACAAGACATTAAACGTTCCCATCGGCTTGATTGACAATGCCTGGGGCGGTTCTTCCGCCGAAGCCTGGGTCAATCGGAAACGCCTGGAAGACGAACCAGCGTTCAAGCAAATGATGGAACGCTGGGAACAGACGGAAAAGACATACGATCACGAAAAAGTAGTCGCCGCCTATAACAAACGACTGGATCAGTGGAAAACCGCGGCCAAGAAAGCCAAAGCAGCCGGTAAACCAGCCCCACGTCGTCCCCGTGGACCACGAAACCCGCTGACCGGCAATCACCGCCCTTCCAACATTTATAACGGCGTACTTTATCCCACCATTGGATATGGTATTAAAGGTGTGATCTGGTACCAGGGAGAATCCAATGCCAGCCGCGCTTATCAATATCGAAAACTGTTCCCGTTCATGATCCAGAACTGGCGTGATGAATGGAATCAGGGCGATTTCCCCTTCTACTGGGTCCAGCTGGCCGACTTCCGCAGTGAGAAGCCAGTACCTGCAGACAGCGACTGGGCTGAGCTGCGTGAAGCACAGACGATGACCATGGACGCACTTCCCAATACAGGTGAAGCCGTGATCCTGAATCTGGGCGAAGCCATGGACATTCACCCCAAGAATAAGCTCGACGTCGCCAAACGCCTGGCACGCTGGGCGCTCGCCAAAGATTATGGAGTGAAGATCGTCCATCAAAGCCCACGCTACAAATCGATGGAAGTCAAAGGCAACAAAGCCATCCTGACTTTCGATCATGTGGGTGGCGGACTGGATTTATTTGACGTCAACACACCGATTGGCTTTACCATCGCCGGTGAAGACAAAAAGTTCGTAAACGCCAGTGCCAAAATCATTGGTGCGAATAAAATCGAAGTCTGGAGCGATGAAGTGGCGAAACCCGCATCCGTCCGTTACGGCTGGGCTGACAATCCCATCTGCAACGTGCAGAACAAAGAGGGTCTGCCTCTGACTCCATTCCGTACCGACGACTGGACCGGCATTACCGCCAATAATCACTAA
- a CDS encoding polysaccharide deacetylase family protein — protein sequence MKRPFSLILSLVICLFAFPSVQAESKKEAGKRYVIIHADDAGMSHSVNLGTIEGMKKGVVSSASIMVPCPWFKEFADFAKNNPKLDYGIHLTLNSEWKNYRWGPVASRDQVPSLIDQENYLWDNVGQVMQHVNVKDAEKELRAQIERAKKFGVPLSHLDTHMGAVVSRPDLLEMYVNLGIEYQLPVLFVANLDPKKYGLIAEKGKELKVVLEKNGLPVLDDLVQFYGEPDYDKRKNTYLETLRSLKPGVTQIIIHCGIHNQELQNITNSSSRRDGDRRVFTDPKVMKEIDDLGIEVITWKQFHDMAREKVAAAE from the coding sequence ATGAAACGACCATTCTCGCTGATTCTGTCTCTTGTGATCTGTTTGTTCGCTTTCCCATCTGTTCAGGCAGAAAGTAAAAAAGAGGCCGGGAAACGGTATGTAATTATTCACGCAGACGACGCAGGCATGTCGCATTCGGTGAATCTGGGAACGATTGAAGGGATGAAAAAAGGGGTCGTCTCTTCAGCCAGCATTATGGTTCCCTGTCCCTGGTTTAAAGAATTCGCTGATTTTGCGAAGAATAATCCCAAACTGGATTATGGAATTCACCTGACATTGAATTCCGAATGGAAAAATTATCGCTGGGGCCCGGTCGCCTCGCGGGATCAGGTTCCCAGCCTGATCGATCAGGAAAACTATCTCTGGGACAATGTGGGGCAGGTCATGCAGCATGTGAATGTCAAAGATGCAGAGAAAGAGCTGCGTGCCCAGATTGAGCGTGCGAAAAAGTTTGGAGTTCCCCTGTCGCATCTGGATACGCACATGGGGGCCGTCGTCAGTCGTCCGGATTTACTCGAGATGTATGTGAATCTGGGGATCGAATATCAACTGCCGGTTCTATTTGTGGCGAATCTGGATCCGAAAAAATATGGCCTGATCGCCGAGAAGGGGAAAGAACTGAAAGTCGTTCTGGAGAAAAACGGGTTGCCCGTGCTGGATGATCTGGTTCAGTTTTATGGAGAACCGGATTATGACAAACGAAAAAATACCTATCTGGAGACGCTGCGGAGCCTGAAGCCCGGGGTGACGCAGATCATCATTCATTGCGGGATTCACAATCAAGAACTGCAGAACATTACTAACAGCTCCTCTCGTCGGGATGGCGACCGTCGCGTGTTTACCGATCCGAAAGTCATGAAAGAGATAGATGACCTGGGAATTGAAGTCATCACCTGGAAACAATTCCATGACATGGCACGGGAGAAAGTTGCAGCAGCGGAATAA
- a CDS encoding acetylxylan esterase, translating into MKSLSAFRYCISLFPLLLCCRLLSASEPIPQELRPWLNGQNWHRDTQGPILELGNPGEFDDTHLFAPSVSYEDGQFSLWYCGSRGTVKQRIFQMGLAHSPDGIRFQKQQQNPVFQFGDAKHSILTPTLLRTPDGATLRENNQLRMWFSSTDFQDPTGLHQLHETTSSDGIHWSKPSPAELKHVYAPTILKTGRTYQMWFTDVSKDPWCIKHASSLDGKKWRVTPDPVLEIDQTWEAGRLFYPTVLKINDVYLMWYGSYWKARKNTTALGFAASIDGLKWYKSAANPIFKPDPDRPWESHYVTSQSVMRLPDHSFRIWYASRKQPPFVNKYFAINTAHWSGPQVEKVATPQQKPAKFTSWKTQTRQKLSQLLGIPDTKVALQSEKRGEFEHEGTVIEKWIFTSEPGSRVPAVLYRPKTLTKPAPAIVLTYGHGGSKSQWQYNYAAQAYAKAGLVCLAIDPIGEEERHLQGKLGTRAHDPKAVHERAWNAGRPIMGKLVFDTMRGIDFLLERDDVDPEKIGVAGNSLGGAVASWMAALEPRIKLAIVSGWAYHNVTLRSKYCTKVPNQRMREICTWPEFLSLAAPHCAVLVMNGDADWIIDSDDDGAAWRGTRSAVSDAANVYQTQGAAGRVQAWFEAKGGHRPYMSHPDALLWIQQHLGTPLLTKQEIQKLPTVNSGRWCDAHQIRLERLYGTDLHQRGATLADFKLSPLSPTKLACLKPEERGTPAFTLEGWLQQIEQTD; encoded by the coding sequence GTGAAATCTTTGTCTGCGTTTCGCTACTGTATTTCACTGTTCCCGCTTCTTCTCTGCTGCAGACTGCTTTCTGCTTCGGAACCAATCCCCCAGGAACTACGACCCTGGTTGAACGGTCAAAACTGGCATCGGGATACTCAAGGTCCCATTCTCGAACTGGGAAATCCGGGCGAGTTTGACGATACGCATCTGTTTGCGCCAAGTGTCAGTTATGAAGACGGTCAATTTTCGCTCTGGTATTGCGGGTCCCGGGGAACCGTCAAACAGCGTATTTTTCAAATGGGGCTGGCACACAGTCCGGATGGAATTCGCTTTCAAAAACAGCAACAAAACCCGGTTTTTCAGTTTGGCGATGCGAAACATTCCATACTGACCCCCACCCTGCTCCGCACGCCTGATGGCGCCACATTGCGAGAAAACAATCAGTTGCGAATGTGGTTCTCCTCCACGGATTTCCAAGACCCAACCGGACTACACCAGCTTCATGAAACAACGAGTTCGGATGGCATCCACTGGTCAAAACCGAGCCCCGCAGAACTGAAACATGTCTATGCCCCCACGATTTTGAAAACCGGCCGCACTTATCAGATGTGGTTTACCGATGTCTCAAAAGATCCCTGGTGCATCAAACATGCTTCGAGTCTGGATGGCAAAAAATGGCGAGTGACCCCTGATCCGGTTTTAGAAATCGATCAAACGTGGGAAGCAGGACGCCTGTTTTACCCCACCGTACTGAAAATTAATGACGTCTATCTAATGTGGTATGGGAGCTACTGGAAAGCGCGAAAGAACACGACAGCCCTGGGCTTTGCCGCCAGCATCGATGGCTTGAAGTGGTATAAATCAGCCGCGAATCCGATTTTTAAGCCAGATCCCGACCGCCCCTGGGAATCACACTATGTCACCAGCCAATCGGTCATGCGACTTCCCGATCACAGTTTTCGCATCTGGTATGCCAGCCGAAAACAGCCCCCGTTCGTCAATAAGTATTTTGCCATCAACACAGCCCACTGGAGCGGCCCGCAGGTAGAAAAAGTAGCGACACCGCAGCAGAAACCCGCCAAATTTACGAGTTGGAAAACACAAACCAGACAAAAATTGAGCCAACTGCTGGGAATTCCGGATACCAAAGTCGCTCTCCAGAGCGAAAAACGAGGTGAATTTGAACACGAAGGCACGGTCATTGAAAAATGGATTTTCACCAGCGAACCAGGCTCGCGCGTTCCCGCGGTGCTCTATCGCCCCAAAACCCTGACCAAGCCAGCCCCCGCCATCGTGCTGACTTATGGTCACGGGGGCAGCAAAAGCCAATGGCAATACAATTACGCCGCCCAGGCTTATGCGAAGGCGGGGCTCGTTTGCCTGGCCATCGATCCGATTGGTGAGGAAGAACGCCACCTTCAAGGCAAGCTGGGCACGCGGGCTCACGATCCGAAAGCCGTGCATGAGCGAGCCTGGAACGCCGGTCGCCCAATCATGGGCAAACTGGTGTTTGATACGATGCGGGGCATCGATTTCTTATTGGAACGCGATGATGTCGATCCTGAAAAAATCGGTGTCGCCGGAAATTCTCTGGGCGGAGCGGTTGCCAGCTGGATGGCGGCGCTGGAACCCCGCATCAAACTGGCCATTGTTTCCGGTTGGGCCTATCACAATGTCACACTCCGCAGCAAATATTGCACGAAAGTCCCGAATCAGCGAATGCGGGAAATCTGCACTTGGCCCGAGTTCCTCTCCCTGGCCGCTCCCCACTGTGCCGTCCTGGTCATGAACGGCGATGCCGACTGGATTATCGATTCCGACGATGATGGCGCTGCCTGGCGCGGAACGCGATCGGCCGTGTCCGATGCAGCAAACGTCTATCAAACACAGGGCGCAGCCGGTAGGGTCCAGGCCTGGTTCGAAGCGAAAGGGGGGCATCGACCTTATATGAGTCACCCCGATGCCCTGCTCTGGATTCAACAACACCTGGGCACTCCCCTGCTGACCAAGCAGGAAATCCAGAAATTACCCACCGTCAATTCGGGCCGCTGGTGTGATGCACATCAGATTCGACTCGAACGTCTATACGGAACGGACCTGCATCAACGGGGTGCAACACTGGCTGATTTTAAGCTTTCTCCGCTGAGCCCAACTAAGCTGGCGTGCCTGAAACCGGAAGAACGAGGCACACCCGCTTTTACTCTGGAAGGCTGGCTCCAGCAAATCGAACAGACGGATTGA
- a CDS encoding DUF1559 domain-containing protein, with protein sequence MLYSSSRKRGFTLIELLVVIAIIAILIALLLPAVQQAREAARRSTCKNNLKQLGLAFHNYHDTHRVFPPAAINPGSAACTSLYTPDNILNHTCYQMLLPFLDQAPLYNLYNWSIPSGSAKHSSCGHTTPPTTASQLKLLDANLPVFLCPSDSGTPIGTVTSGTYYSDGAHRTSYGVAANQYDSDKTASFQGDTYSKKATLGLNGSAKISAIKDGTSNTVMLIETPLLKTTNGSDTYVGFGPFWDTFTHTHFIRPTGQGINRPRDATYSQRVYGWGAGSFHVGGVHVLMGDGAVRFLSENADMTAVVQALISVRGGEVIPEF encoded by the coding sequence GTGTTGTATTCTTCTTCTCGTAAGCGTGGTTTTACTCTAATCGAATTACTGGTCGTCATTGCCATCATCGCGATTTTAATCGCGCTGCTTCTGCCCGCTGTTCAACAGGCGCGCGAAGCGGCCCGTCGCAGTACCTGCAAAAATAATCTGAAGCAACTGGGACTGGCATTTCATAATTATCATGATACGCATCGGGTGTTTCCTCCCGCAGCCATCAATCCTGGTAGTGCCGCATGTACCTCCCTTTATACTCCCGATAACATTTTGAATCATACCTGTTATCAGATGCTGCTTCCGTTTCTGGATCAGGCGCCTCTCTATAATCTTTATAACTGGTCGATTCCCAGTGGGTCAGCAAAACACTCCAGCTGTGGGCATACCACTCCTCCCACGACAGCCAGTCAGTTGAAACTGTTGGACGCCAATCTTCCCGTATTTCTCTGTCCTTCAGATAGTGGAACACCGATCGGCACTGTAACGAGTGGCACTTATTATTCAGATGGTGCTCATCGAACAAGTTATGGTGTCGCTGCGAATCAGTACGATTCTGATAAAACGGCTTCCTTCCAGGGAGATACCTATTCCAAAAAAGCGACCCTCGGTCTCAACGGCTCTGCAAAAATTTCCGCGATTAAAGACGGTACCAGCAATACCGTGATGCTGATTGAGACTCCGTTACTGAAAACGACCAACGGGTCTGATACCTATGTCGGCTTTGGTCCGTTTTGGGATACGTTTACTCATACACATTTTATTCGACCGACAGGTCAGGGAATCAACCGACCCCGCGACGCCACATATAGTCAGCGTGTGTATGGCTGGGGAGCGGGAAGTTTTCATGTCGGCGGCGTTCATGTTCTGATGGGCGATGGAGCCGTCCGGTTCCTGAGTGAAAACGCAGATATGACAGCGGTCGTCCAGGCACTGATTTCCGTGCGGGGTGGCGAGGTCATTCCCGAATTCTAA
- a CDS encoding carboxypeptidase-like regulatory domain-containing protein, producing the protein MITLLGISGCFGGGESLPELANVTGTVTLDGSPLTGANVLFQPQQGKTAFAMTDENGKFELMYNQDTAGAVPGNYTVKVSKEKNPEEPGNNLVPPNYNENTTLKADVKSGEENDFQFDLTGK; encoded by the coding sequence ATGATCACTCTACTGGGAATTTCCGGCTGTTTCGGTGGTGGGGAATCATTGCCGGAACTGGCGAATGTGACCGGTACGGTCACTCTGGATGGCAGCCCATTAACGGGGGCGAATGTTCTGTTTCAACCACAGCAGGGGAAAACGGCTTTTGCGATGACCGATGAAAACGGTAAGTTTGAGCTGATGTATAATCAGGATACGGCAGGAGCAGTCCCCGGAAATTATACGGTCAAAGTTTCCAAAGAGAAAAATCCTGAGGAACCTGGCAATAATCTGGTTCCTCCCAACTACAATGAAAACACGACGTTGAAGGCTGATGTCAAATCCGGAGAGGAAAATGACTTCCAGTTTGACTTAACCGGCAAGTAA
- a CDS encoding tetratricopeptide repeat protein, translating to MTSPKAKTPDKILKLVLVFVFMMFIYFPFSAWWNQRQAHVLEEKVNQSLKAEDWPAAEQAARKWTEREPENSNAWLDLSEALRQQNKFAETADALGQISDKDPRVLKSLALRLDLLLSELNDPIRAIETCQRILKIDPRADLARQRLIYINAMILRRLEMVKQIRQAMKFECEPPEAYVYLLLADSLNFTNGAPLVNEWLKNDPGNEDLEVALAIYIAGSSSQQSLPLSNGKMISGGDKTLINDRLKKYPHNPEVLAYFLEKSLDEADLERVSQLLEQVPEEAEADNRFWRFRGRYLALKNQLKLAGESYQEALNRNPYDWRSQLGLAEIMRRSGKAVEAEEWAQLGAKGKAFSRQLMELENPQQINADLLAQIAAYAQECGDPEVHAAIQKRL from the coding sequence ATGACCTCCCCAAAAGCGAAGACACCAGACAAGATACTGAAGCTGGTCTTGGTCTTCGTATTCATGATGTTCATTTATTTTCCGTTTTCCGCCTGGTGGAATCAGCGGCAGGCCCATGTTCTGGAAGAGAAGGTGAACCAGTCTTTAAAAGCAGAAGACTGGCCGGCCGCGGAGCAAGCTGCCAGAAAATGGACCGAACGGGAACCTGAAAATTCGAACGCCTGGCTCGATCTTTCAGAAGCATTACGCCAGCAGAATAAATTTGCGGAGACCGCAGACGCGTTAGGGCAGATCAGTGATAAAGACCCACGCGTTTTAAAATCACTGGCTTTACGTTTGGATTTGCTACTGTCCGAGTTGAATGATCCTATCCGGGCAATCGAAACTTGCCAGCGCATCTTAAAAATTGATCCCCGGGCCGATCTGGCGCGGCAACGCCTGATTTATATTAATGCCATGATATTACGTCGGCTGGAGATGGTAAAACAAATCAGGCAGGCAATGAAATTTGAGTGTGAACCACCAGAGGCTTATGTTTATTTGTTGCTTGCCGATTCACTGAATTTCACGAATGGGGCTCCGCTGGTCAATGAATGGCTAAAAAACGATCCTGGTAATGAAGACCTGGAAGTGGCACTGGCAATCTATATTGCCGGCAGCAGCAGCCAGCAGTCTCTCCCTCTCTCAAATGGGAAGATGATTTCAGGGGGTGACAAAACCTTAATCAACGATCGTTTAAAAAAATACCCTCATAATCCGGAAGTGCTCGCTTACTTTCTGGAAAAATCACTCGATGAAGCGGATCTTGAACGGGTCTCTCAGTTGCTTGAGCAAGTGCCCGAGGAGGCTGAAGCAGATAACCGTTTCTGGCGTTTTCGAGGGCGTTACCTGGCTTTAAAAAATCAATTGAAGCTGGCGGGAGAATCCTATCAGGAAGCGCTCAATCGAAATCCTTATGATTGGAGATCACAGCTTGGACTGGCGGAAATTATGAGACGGTCTGGTAAAGCCGTCGAGGCGGAAGAATGGGCTCAACTCGGGGCAAAGGGGAAAGCGTTTTCGCGGCAATTGATGGAGTTGGAAAATCCTCAACAGATTAATGCAGACTTATTAGCACAGATCGCCGCTTATGCACAAGAATGTGGCGATCCAGAGGTTCACGCAGCAATTCAGAAACGACTGTAA